The following proteins are co-located in the Phyllostomus discolor isolate MPI-MPIP mPhyDis1 chromosome 1, mPhyDis1.pri.v3, whole genome shotgun sequence genome:
- the TMEM179 gene encoding transmembrane protein 179 has product MAFSRFHLAQCVCYFLAFVFSFVVVVPLFENGHDFRGRCLLFTEGMWLSANMTVQGRERFTVQQWGPPAACRFSLLASLLSLVVAAGHAWRTLFFLCKGYEGSFLYSLLNLLVNAFVVFLVFIASTIVSVGFTMWCDSVTERGTVPRSCEDLQDVNLELDVDNSAFYDQFAIAQLGLWGAWMAWLILTVMAFVRVYRSCREEALLDSLAHEKELLLARPDRALFQEEKSAVI; this is encoded by the exons ATGGCGTTCAGCCGCTTCCATCTCGCGCAGTGCGTCTGCTACTTCCTGGCCTTCGTCTTCAGCTTCGTGGTGGTGGTGCCGCTGTTCGAGAACGGCCACGACTTCCGCGGCCGCTGCCTGCTCTTCACCGAGGGCATGTGGCTGAGCGCCAACATGACGGTGCAGGGGCGCGAGCGCTTCACGGTGCAGCAGTGGGGCCCCCCGGCCGCCTGCCGCTTCAGCCTGCTCGCCAGTCTCCTCTCGCTGGTGGTCGCCGCGGGCCACGCCTGGCGCACGCTCTTCTTCCTCTGCAAGGGCTACGAGGG CTCCTTCCTCTACTCCCTCCTGAACCTGCTGGTCAACGCCTTCGTGGTCTTCCTCGTCTTCATCGCCAGCACCATCGTGAGCGTGGGCTTCACCATGTGGTGTGACTCTGTCACGGAGAGGGGCACCGTGCCCCGCAG CTGTGAGGACCTCCAGGACGTCAACTTGGAGCTGGACGTGGACAACTCTGCCTTCTACGACCAGTTTGCCATTGCCCAG CTGGGCCTCTGGGGCGCGTGGATGGCCTGGCTGATCCTCACCGTCATGGCCTTCGTGCGGGTGTACCGCAGCTGCCGGGAGGAGGCCCTGCTGGACAGCCTGGCCCACGAGAAGGAGCTGCTGCTGGCCCGGCCCGACCGCGCCCTCTTCCAGGAGGAGAAGAGCGCCGTCATCTAG